The proteins below come from a single Gavia stellata isolate bGavSte3 chromosome 8, bGavSte3.hap2, whole genome shotgun sequence genomic window:
- the LOC132317397 gene encoding gap junction gamma-1 protein-like yields MSWSFLTRLLEEINNHSTFVGKIWLTVLIVFRIVLTAVGGESIYYDEQSKFVCNTQQPGCENVCYDAFAPLSHVRFWIFQIIMVATPSVLYLGFAMHRIARMPESSQRRAPAARRARMPVVRRGAGRDYEEAEDDNEEDPMIFEEIEVEKEKSPEGGEKHDGRRRIKQDGLMRAYVLHLLCRSLLETAFLFGQYLLYRFEVSPSYVCSRSPCPHTVDCFVSRPTEKTIFLLIMYAVSGLCLFLNLCELVHLGVGRIRDALSQSDSPPLPAGSSPAPQYPKKAPGAPPTYHSLKKEPPQAPLSNCKLDYRESLAQAAAAGRFALAGAPPAHELDRLREHLRLAQEHLEVAFHLQPSPRPPSPARSSSPEANGIAAEQNRLNLAHEKGTATCDRTTGL; encoded by the exons ATGAGCTGGAGTTTTCTGACGCGGCTCCTGGAGGAGATCAACAACCACTCGACCTTTGTGGGCAAGATCTGGCTGACCGTCCTCATCGTCTTCCGCATTGTGCTGACGGCCGTGGGGGGCGAGTCCATCTACTACGACGAGCAGAGCAAGTTCGTCTGCAACACGCAGCAGCCCGGCTGTGAGAACGTCTGCTACGACGCCTTTGCCCCTCTCTCCCACGTCCGCTTCTGGATCTTTCAGATCATCATGGTGGCCACACCGTCGGTCCTCTACCTGGGCTTCGCCATGCACCGCATCGCCCGCATGCCTGAGTCCTCGCAGCGCCGGGCACCGGCAGCCCGGCGGGCACGCATGCCGGTGGTGCGCCGGGGAGCCGGGCGGGACTACGAGGAGGCGGAGGATGATAACGAAGAAGACCCCATGATCTTTGAGGAGATCGaggtggagaaggagaagagccCGGAGGGCGGAGAGAAGCACGATGGCCGGCGCCGCATCAAGCAGGACGGGCTGATGCGCGCCTATGTCCTGCACTTGCTGTGCCGCTCGCTGCTGGAGACAGCTTTCCTCTTCGGGCAGTACCTGCTGTACCGCTTCGAGGTGAGCCCCTCCTACGTCTGCAGCCGTAGCCCCTGCCCTCACACCGTCGACTGCTTTGTCTCCCGCCCTACCGAGAAGACCATCTTCCTCCTCATCATGTATGCCGTCAGCgggctctgcctcttcctcaaCCTCTGCGAGCTCGTGCATCTCGGCGTGGGGCGCATCCGTGATGCCCTGAGCCAGTCTGAcagccccccgctcccggctggcagcagccctgcgCCGCAGTACCCCAAGAAAGCCCCTGGCGCACCCCCCACCTACCACTCACTGAAGAAGGAGCCGCCGCAAGCCCCACTGTCCAACTGCAAGCTGGACTACCGGGAGAGCCTGGcccaggcggcggcggcagggcgCTTCGCCCTGGCCGGGGCTCCCCCGGCGCACGAGCTGGACCGGCTGCGTGAGCACCTGCGCCTGGCCCAGGAGCACCTGGAGGTGGCCTTCCACCTCCAGCCTTCCCCAcggccccccagccctgcccgcagcagcagccctgaggCCAATGGCATCGCCGCCGAGCAGAACCGCCTCAACCTCGCCCATGAGAAGGGGACCGCCACCTGCGACAGGACCACGG GACTGTGA
- the INHA gene encoding inhibin alpha chain codes for MLLLLHLLPAMLPTAALASCTGAGADRQLILAKVRAQVLEHLSPPLLHKEPQKEARRVHRRDILENAEVEPERLEDTSQVILFPSTDVPCEPMQPDKLLEEEGIFTYLFQPSAHTLSRAVTSAQLWFYTGPSAAPNHSAPDVLTLSQQGRVPVVATAVRTPEHWTVFHFAPELLSQLSQPLFVLLVRCPGCPCLAEGDKMPFLVATTRAKGERARRSAVPWSPAALSLLQRPSEDLAAHTNCRRASLNISFEELGWDKWIVHPSSFVFHYCHGSCAEGHGLNHRLGVQLCCAALPGTMRSLRVRTTSDGGYSFKYETVPNILAQDCTCV; via the exons atgctgctcctcctgcaccTGCTGCCTGCCATGCTGCCCACTGCCGCCCTGGCCAGCTGCACCGGGGCTGGTGCCGACCGGCAGCTCATCCTGGCCAAGGTACGGGCACAGGTGCTGGAGCATCTGAGCCCCCCGCTTCTCCACAAGGAGCCCCAGAAGGAAGCAAGGAGGGTGCACCGGAGAGACATCCTTGAAAACGCCGAAGTCGAGCCCGAGAGGCTGGAGGACACCTCCCAGGTGATTCTCTTCCCTTCCACAG ACGTGCCCTGCGAGCCCATGCAGCCGGACaagctgctggaggaagaagggatTTTCACCTACCTCTTCCAGCCCTCGGCGCACACCCTGAGCCGTGCCGTGACCTCCGCCCAGCTCTGGTTTTACACCGGTCCCTCAGCTGCCCCCAACCACTCGGCCCCCGACGTGCTGACCCTGTCGCAGCAGGGCCGCGTGCCGGTGGTGGCCACAGCGGTGCGGACGCCCGAGCACTGGACGGTGTTTCACTTCGCCCCAGAGCTGCtgtcccagctctcccagccgcTCTTCGTGCTCCTGGTGCgctgccccggctgcccctGCCTGGCCGAGGGGGACAAGATGCCCTTCTTGGTGGCCACCACCCGGGCCAAGGGCGAGAGGGCTCGTCGCTCTGCTGTGCCCTGGTCCCCAGCTGCCCTGAGCCTGCTGCAGCGGCCGTCCGAGGACCTGGCTGCCCACACCAACTGCCGCCGGGCTTCCCTCAACATCTCCTTcgaggagctgggctgggacaAGTGGATCGTGCATCCCAGCAGCTTCGTTTTCCATTACTGCCACGGGAGCTGCGCCGAGGGCCACGGGCTGAACCACCGCCTGGGCGTGCAGCTATGCTGCGCCGCCCTGCCTGGCACCATGCGCTCCCTGCGCGTCCGCACCACTTCCGATGGCGGGTATTCCTTCAAATATGAGACTGTGCCCAACATCCTGGCCCAGGACTGCACCTGTGTCTAG